From a single Streptomyces liliifuscus genomic region:
- a CDS encoding SLC13 family permease, translating into MSLNLRQAAVLCVALSLCALLIVPGNFPGLGGDARLTLAVFALATCAWIGTPIDDTYIALGAGLALTVTGVISSETLFGTLGDSTVWLLICAFVLAAAVARTGLAGRAAAFLVGGARSVRQLVHLTTAALVVTAFAVPATSGRAALALPVFLALAKVLADRKRLVVMLALLFPTVILLSAVATLIGAGAHLITVSVLWETTGDRIDFTQWLLLGLPLAVASSHLAAETVLLTTTRRADRRTPVRITADDIQQHSEQPVTGPWSPAESRCALLLATVVALWCSEPLHQVSPAVVALIGAVVAASPALGTVGLKDALKTVPWSLLLFMAATMAMGVALADSGAAGWLVSGLPGDMAPWLFLALVVAVSTAAHLVLQSRSARSSVFVPLVVAAAVGAGVNPVAAALASTAAAGFCHTLPASAKPVTLFAEIPGTPTYTPRDLLRLSAVLAPLTAALVLLFALTVWPLLGVPVLKP; encoded by the coding sequence GTGAGTCTGAATCTCCGGCAAGCCGCCGTCCTCTGTGTGGCCCTGAGCCTCTGTGCCCTGCTGATCGTGCCCGGCAACTTTCCCGGGCTCGGTGGTGACGCGCGGCTGACGCTGGCCGTGTTCGCGCTGGCGACCTGTGCGTGGATCGGTACGCCCATCGACGACACGTACATCGCCCTGGGCGCGGGACTGGCTCTCACGGTGACCGGGGTGATCAGCAGCGAGACGCTCTTCGGCACGCTCGGGGACTCGACGGTCTGGCTGCTGATCTGCGCGTTCGTGCTGGCTGCCGCGGTGGCCCGGACGGGGCTCGCGGGGCGGGCGGCGGCCTTCCTGGTGGGCGGGGCGCGCAGCGTGAGGCAGTTGGTGCATCTGACGACGGCCGCGCTGGTCGTGACGGCCTTCGCGGTGCCCGCCACCTCCGGCCGGGCCGCGCTCGCGCTGCCCGTGTTCCTCGCGCTCGCCAAGGTGCTGGCCGACCGGAAGCGACTGGTCGTGATGCTGGCGCTGCTCTTTCCGACCGTGATCCTGCTGTCGGCGGTGGCGACCCTGATCGGTGCGGGTGCGCATCTGATCACGGTGTCGGTGCTGTGGGAGACGACCGGGGACCGTATCGACTTCACGCAGTGGCTGCTGCTCGGGCTGCCGTTGGCCGTGGCGTCCTCCCATCTCGCCGCGGAGACCGTGCTGTTGACGACGACGCGGCGCGCGGACCGCCGAACTCCCGTACGGATCACGGCCGATGACATCCAGCAGCACAGCGAGCAGCCCGTCACCGGCCCCTGGTCGCCCGCCGAGTCGCGCTGCGCGCTGCTGCTCGCCACGGTGGTCGCGCTGTGGTGCAGCGAGCCCCTCCACCAGGTGTCCCCCGCGGTCGTCGCCCTGATCGGCGCGGTCGTCGCGGCCTCGCCCGCGCTCGGAACCGTGGGCCTGAAGGACGCCCTGAAGACCGTTCCCTGGTCGCTGCTCCTCTTCATGGCCGCGACGATGGCGATGGGCGTCGCGCTCGCGGACTCGGGGGCGGCGGGATGGCTGGTGTCCGGGCTGCCGGGGGACATGGCCCCATGGCTGTTCCTCGCGCTCGTCGTCGCGGTGAGCACGGCCGCGCACCTGGTCCTGCAGTCCCGTTCGGCCCGGTCCTCCGTCTTCGTACCGCTGGTGGTCGCGGCGGCGGTGGGCGCGGGGGTCAACCCGGTCGCGGCAGCGCTGGCGTCCACCGCCGCCGCGGGCTTCTGCCACACGCTCCCGGCCTCGGCCAAGCCGGTCACGCTCTTCGCCGAGATACCCGGCACACCGACGTACACCCCGCGCGACCTGCTGCGCCTGTCCGCGGTCCTGGCCCCGCTGACGGCCGCGCTCGTCCTGCTCTTCGCCCTCACCGTGTGGCCGCTGCTCGGCGTACCGGTCCTGAAGCCCTGA
- a CDS encoding response regulator transcription factor — MKRILIVEDEERIASFVEKGLRAGGFTTTVVADGDSAYEYALTGGFDLVILDIGLPGRDGFTVLRELREARVTVPVIVLTARDSVRDTVAGLEGGADDWMTKPFRFEELLARVRLRLRTAAGVPEVTVLRGGDLTLDLRTRRARAGERVVDLTAREFVLLELFLRHPGQVLSREQILSHVWGYDFDPGSNIVDVYVRSLRKKLGVERVETVRGMGYRLPV; from the coding sequence ATGAAGCGCATCCTGATCGTCGAGGACGAGGAGCGCATCGCCTCCTTCGTCGAGAAGGGCCTGCGCGCGGGCGGCTTCACCACGACCGTCGTCGCGGACGGCGACTCCGCCTACGAGTACGCGCTGACCGGCGGCTTCGACCTGGTGATCCTGGACATCGGACTGCCCGGCCGGGACGGGTTCACCGTGCTGCGCGAACTGCGCGAGGCCCGGGTGACGGTCCCCGTGATCGTGCTGACCGCCCGGGACTCCGTACGCGACACGGTGGCGGGTCTGGAGGGCGGCGCCGACGACTGGATGACCAAGCCGTTCCGTTTCGAGGAACTCCTCGCGCGGGTGCGGCTGCGGCTGCGTACGGCGGCGGGGGTCCCCGAGGTCACCGTGCTGCGCGGGGGTGACCTCACGCTCGATCTGCGTACGCGGCGGGCTCGTGCGGGTGAGCGGGTTGTTGACCTGACGGCCCGTGAGTTCGTGTTGCTGGAGCTGTTCCTGCGGCATCCCGGGCAGGTGCTGTCACGTGAGCAGATCCTGTCGCATGTGTGGGGGTACGACTTCGATCCGGGATCCAACATCGTTGATGTGTACGTGCGTTCGCTTCGGAAGAAGCTTGGGGTCGAGCGGGTGGAGACTGTGCGGGGGATGGGGTATCGGCTACCCGTGTGA
- a CDS encoding sensor histidine kinase: MSDSGLDPVPARRRISARVRILLWLLLVMAVALAAVATTTRSILLRDVDSRVSGLLAQEAGEFANFEERGVDPSTGERFTEPGRLLKVFLERQYADPDEELMGLLAGGPDAAPAKLVQDREIPAGLPLHQDEAGRRQIFGSAGSTGTLHRAAGDVRWAKVAIARSGGEPEAAFVVAFHPGREHDRVDEVFRILLAISGVALLMTTGIGWVVAGRILKPVRLVRTAAAQLTEQDLTRRIPVRGHDDIAALAETFNAMLDRLERAFAAQREFVDDAGHELRTPITIVRGHLELMGDDPAEREETVRLVTDELDRMSRIVEDLLLLAKAERPDFVTPEPVQLAELTADVFVKARTLGDRHWELAEVADGEAQLDPQRITQAMVQLAQNAVQHTVPGQSIRIGSRVIGSRVAGGRIELYVADSGPGVQPQDAEVIFERFRRGTSRRGTRGSGAGLGLSIVRAIAEGHRGGKVRLRQTPGGGATFVVVLDSVPEPLLETDRA; the protein is encoded by the coding sequence ATGTCCGATTCCGGTCTCGATCCCGTTCCCGCGCGTCGGCGGATCTCGGCCCGGGTCCGCATCCTGCTCTGGCTGCTGCTCGTGATGGCCGTCGCGCTCGCCGCCGTGGCCACGACCACCCGTTCGATCCTCCTGCGGGACGTCGACTCCCGCGTCAGCGGTCTGCTCGCCCAGGAGGCGGGCGAGTTCGCGAACTTCGAGGAGCGGGGGGTGGACCCCTCGACCGGGGAGCGGTTCACCGAGCCGGGGCGGCTGCTCAAGGTCTTCCTGGAGCGCCAGTACGCCGATCCGGACGAGGAGCTGATGGGGCTGCTCGCGGGAGGTCCGGACGCGGCCCCTGCGAAGCTCGTCCAGGACCGTGAGATCCCCGCGGGACTGCCCCTGCACCAGGACGAGGCAGGCCGCCGGCAGATCTTCGGGTCCGCCGGGTCCACCGGCACGCTGCACCGCGCCGCAGGGGACGTCAGGTGGGCCAAGGTCGCCATCGCCCGCTCCGGCGGTGAACCGGAGGCCGCCTTCGTGGTCGCCTTCCATCCGGGGCGCGAGCACGACCGCGTGGACGAGGTGTTCCGCATCCTGCTCGCCATCTCCGGGGTCGCGCTCCTGATGACGACGGGGATCGGCTGGGTGGTGGCCGGACGGATCCTCAAGCCGGTACGTCTGGTGCGTACCGCCGCCGCGCAGCTCACCGAGCAGGACCTCACCCGGCGTATCCCGGTCCGCGGCCACGACGACATCGCCGCGCTCGCCGAGACCTTCAACGCGATGCTCGACCGCCTGGAGCGCGCCTTCGCGGCCCAGCGCGAGTTCGTCGACGACGCGGGCCACGAGCTGCGCACCCCGATCACCATCGTGCGCGGCCATCTGGAGCTGATGGGCGACGACCCGGCCGAGCGCGAGGAGACCGTCCGGCTGGTCACCGACGAGCTGGACCGGATGAGCCGCATCGTCGAGGACCTGCTGCTGCTCGCCAAGGCCGAGCGCCCGGACTTCGTCACGCCCGAGCCCGTGCAGCTCGCCGAACTCACCGCCGATGTCTTCGTCAAGGCCCGCACCCTCGGCGACCGTCACTGGGAACTGGCCGAAGTCGCCGACGGAGAAGCCCAGTTGGACCCGCAGCGCATCACCCAGGCAATGGTCCAGCTGGCCCAGAACGCCGTGCAGCACACCGTTCCCGGCCAGTCGATCCGGATCGGCTCACGCGTCATCGGTTCGCGTGTCGCCGGCGGCCGCATCGAGTTGTACGTCGCCGACTCGGGCCCCGGTGTGCAGCCGCAGGACGCCGAGGTGATCTTCGAGCGGTTCCGGCGCGGCACCTCCCGGCGCGGCACCCGGGGCAGCGGCGCGGGGCTCGGCCTGTCGATCGTGCGGGCCATCGCGGAGGGGCACCGGGGCGGGAAGGTCCGGCTGCGGCAGACCCCGGGCGGCGGGGCCACCTTCGTCGTCGTGCTCGACTCGGTGCCGGAGCCGCTCCTCGAGACGGACCGCGCATGA
- a CDS encoding small secreted hydrophilic protein, translating to MVFSHRMAALAAVVVIPLGIAATSYALTDSPESPKVPPKVELESGSPSATPASTASPTPTPTPSDEVVSRPPVSDDDDDDDGPGDDG from the coding sequence ATGGTTTTCTCTCATCGGATGGCGGCTCTCGCCGCTGTGGTGGTGATTCCTCTGGGGATCGCCGCCACGAGTTACGCCCTGACCGACAGTCCGGAGTCTCCCAAGGTGCCGCCCAAGGTGGAGTTGGAGAGCGGGTCGCCGTCCGCGACGCCCGCGTCGACCGCCTCTCCCACGCCGACTCCGACGCCGAGTGACGAGGTCGTTTCGCGGCCTCCGGTGAGTGACGACGATGACGATGACGACGGACCCGGGGACGACGGCTGA
- a CDS encoding Lrp/AsnC family transcriptional regulator, which yields MITAIVLIKTSVDRIPEIAESIAALDSVSEVFSVTGTYDLIAMVRVKAHDDLADVIPGMISKIPGVEGTDTHVAFRTYSQHDLEAAFAIGLDN from the coding sequence GTGATCACCGCGATCGTGCTCATCAAGACCAGCGTGGACCGGATCCCCGAGATCGCGGAGTCGATCGCCGCGCTGGACTCCGTCAGTGAGGTGTTCTCCGTGACCGGCACGTACGACTTGATCGCCATGGTCCGGGTGAAGGCGCATGACGATCTGGCGGATGTGATTCCCGGGATGATCAGCAAGATTCCGGGGGTGGAGGGGACGGATACGCATGTGGCGTTCCGTACGTACTCTCAGCATGATCTTGAGGCCGCGTTCGCGATTGGGCTCGACAACTAG
- a CDS encoding rhomboid family intramembrane serine protease → MIGNWGRPVDRAVRAVRGQSAPVTYGLIALCCLVFVIGPGSGLSPAYGTGDELLSAQRAYFERWGVVPVELFEGTPRAALTPATALFVHGSWLHLLGNMLFLYVFGAMAEERMGHFAFALFYLGCGYLALFGYAAAHSDSAQTLVGASGAISAVLGAFLYLFPKARVTSLFPFLFFLPLRFPAWVVLPFWVSLQWMAASRATQGPAVAYLAHLLGFSAGFLYTWVRYGRAARVKTPATATEGENQP, encoded by the coding sequence ATGATCGGCAACTGGGGTAGGCCCGTCGACAGGGCAGTCAGGGCGGTCCGGGGTCAGTCCGCTCCGGTGACCTACGGACTGATCGCCCTGTGCTGCCTGGTCTTCGTGATCGGTCCGGGCTCGGGCCTCAGTCCCGCGTACGGCACCGGTGACGAGCTCCTTTCCGCGCAACGGGCCTATTTCGAGCGCTGGGGGGTGGTGCCCGTCGAACTGTTCGAGGGGACGCCCAGGGCCGCTCTCACTCCGGCCACCGCCCTCTTCGTGCACGGCAGCTGGCTGCATCTGCTGGGGAACATGCTCTTCCTCTATGTCTTCGGGGCGATGGCCGAGGAGAGGATGGGCCACTTCGCGTTCGCCCTCTTCTATCTGGGCTGTGGCTACCTCGCCCTGTTCGGCTACGCGGCCGCCCACTCCGACTCCGCGCAGACGTTGGTCGGCGCGTCAGGGGCGATCTCCGCGGTCCTCGGTGCGTTCCTCTACCTGTTCCCCAAAGCCCGGGTGACCAGTCTCTTTCCGTTCCTCTTCTTCCTGCCGCTGCGGTTTCCGGCGTGGGTGGTCCTGCCCTTCTGGGTGTCCCTCCAGTGGATGGCCGCGAGCCGCGCGACCCAGGGGCCGGCGGTGGCGTATCTGGCGCATTTGCTGGGGTTCTCGGCGGGGTTCCTCTACACGTGGGTGCGCTATGGACGTGCGGCTAGAGTGAAAACTCCAGCGACGGCCACCGAGGGAGAAAACCAGCCGTGA
- a CDS encoding NYN domain-containing protein codes for MVETTTGGEPDDGAAEVLDRPLPDGVRRRVVQIVSDGFGGLTVAELPVQLRQYARFAPNRRAKFAGNAMAAALETDPLFRQRIAEKLREAQSELTGALDSGSPPPAADPLDVAAAAYVLRPPGWVKLVTAAGEEALRADAERADEETRAELDRLREELAEARAQTRTETERLRTELESAKKEAESLHRKLRGALSDVKRGEAAVRKLRGEMEAVRGEGQAHVSAAESESRRLKARLSEVEATLEATRRAAREGRSVEDMRVRLLLDTVLDAAQGLRRELALPPVSVRPAETVDAVEPGRMTPKDIAARALSENDPAILDQLLALPQAHLVVDGYNVTKTGYPQMPLEKQRLRLLGQLSQLAAQTGAEVTCVFDGAELAAPVLLAPPRGVRVLFSKPGVTADELIRQLVRAEPPGRPVIVVSTDREVADGVAKAGARPVASAVLLKRFSRG; via the coding sequence ATGGTGGAGACCACCACGGGCGGGGAGCCGGACGACGGCGCCGCCGAGGTGCTCGACCGTCCGCTGCCCGACGGCGTGCGTCGCAGGGTCGTACAGATCGTCTCGGACGGTTTCGGCGGACTGACCGTGGCCGAACTGCCCGTACAGCTGCGGCAGTACGCCCGGTTCGCCCCCAATCGTCGTGCCAAGTTCGCGGGCAACGCGATGGCGGCGGCCCTGGAGACGGACCCGCTTTTCAGACAGCGCATCGCCGAGAAGCTCAGAGAGGCCCAGTCGGAGCTGACCGGCGCCCTCGACTCCGGCTCGCCGCCCCCGGCCGCGGACCCGCTGGACGTGGCGGCCGCGGCCTATGTGCTGCGCCCCCCGGGCTGGGTGAAGCTGGTGACCGCCGCGGGCGAGGAGGCCCTGCGGGCGGACGCCGAGCGCGCCGACGAGGAGACCCGGGCCGAGCTCGACCGGCTGCGCGAGGAACTCGCCGAGGCGCGCGCCCAGACCCGCACCGAGACCGAGCGGCTGCGGACGGAGCTGGAGTCGGCGAAGAAGGAAGCCGAATCGCTTCACCGCAAGCTGCGCGGGGCCCTCAGTGACGTCAAGCGCGGCGAGGCGGCCGTGCGCAAGCTGCGAGGCGAGATGGAGGCCGTCCGTGGCGAGGGGCAGGCTCATGTGTCCGCCGCCGAGAGCGAGAGCCGGCGGCTCAAGGCGCGGCTGAGCGAGGTCGAGGCCACCCTGGAGGCCACTCGTCGCGCGGCCCGTGAGGGACGCAGCGTCGAGGACATGCGCGTACGGCTGCTGCTCGACACCGTGCTCGACGCGGCGCAGGGGCTGCGGCGCGAACTCGCCCTGCCGCCGGTGTCGGTGCGGCCCGCGGAGACCGTGGACGCGGTCGAACCGGGACGGATGACACCAAAAGACATCGCGGCCCGTGCGCTGTCCGAAAACGATCCCGCGATCCTCGACCAGCTGCTCGCGCTGCCGCAGGCGCATCTGGTCGTCGACGGCTACAACGTCACCAAGACCGGCTATCCGCAGATGCCCCTGGAGAAGCAGCGGCTGCGGCTCCTCGGACAGCTCTCGCAGCTCGCCGCGCAGACCGGCGCCGAGGTCACCTGTGTCTTCGACGGGGCCGAGCTGGCCGCACCGGTGTTGCTCGCGCCGCCGCGCGGGGTGCGGGTGCTCTTCTCCAAACCGGGCGTCACCGCCGACGAGTTGATCCGTCAGCTGGTGCGCGCCGAGCCGCCCGGGCGGCCCGTCATCGTGGTCTCGACCGACCGCGAGGTGGCCGACGGCGTGGCGAAGGCCGGGGCGCGCCCGGTGGCCTCCGCGGTGCTCCTGAAGCGTTTCTCGCGCGGCTGA
- a CDS encoding C40 family peptidase: protein MASHRRPKQPSRTRVTVLTTAAAAAVALSSQAANAAPSEKPNKDEVKAKVDALYEDSARATDRANGAEEKVKKLEKEIDTIQDQVARGQDELNTMRDSLGLMASSQYRTGAIDPSVQLFLSSDPDDYLDKASTIDQLSAQQVEALKKVQEKQRTLAQQRDEAAGKLKDLSETRKTLAQKKKEVQNKLADARKLLNTLTAQEQAALKTADTRASRDAGDRIELGNEVPASERGAAALAAAKTQMGKPYVSGGSGPNSYDCSGLTQWAYGQAGVSISRTTYTQQNDGTKIGRDQLKPGDLVFFNSLGHVGLYAGNGVIVHAPKPGAVVRLESMSTIGTFQFGVRV, encoded by the coding sequence GTGGCGTCCCACCGTCGACCGAAGCAGCCGAGCCGCACCCGTGTGACCGTGCTCACCACCGCCGCCGCTGCAGCCGTGGCCCTCAGCTCGCAGGCGGCCAACGCCGCGCCCAGCGAGAAGCCGAACAAGGACGAGGTCAAGGCCAAGGTCGACGCGCTCTACGAGGACTCGGCGCGGGCCACGGACAGGGCCAACGGGGCCGAGGAGAAGGTGAAGAAGCTCGAAAAGGAGATCGACACCATCCAGGACCAGGTCGCGCGAGGCCAGGACGAGCTCAACACCATGCGCGACAGCCTCGGTCTGATGGCCAGCTCCCAGTACCGCACGGGCGCGATCGATCCCTCCGTCCAGCTCTTCCTCTCCTCCGACCCGGACGACTACCTCGACAAGGCGTCCACGATCGACCAGCTGAGCGCTCAGCAGGTCGAGGCGCTGAAGAAGGTCCAGGAGAAGCAGCGCACCCTCGCCCAGCAGCGCGATGAAGCCGCCGGCAAGCTCAAGGACCTCTCCGAGACCCGCAAGACGCTGGCTCAGAAGAAGAAGGAAGTCCAGAACAAGCTCGCCGACGCGCGCAAGCTCCTCAACACCCTGACCGCGCAGGAGCAGGCGGCCCTGAAGACCGCGGACACGCGTGCCAGCCGGGACGCCGGGGACCGCATCGAGCTCGGCAACGAGGTGCCCGCCTCCGAGCGCGGCGCCGCCGCCCTCGCCGCCGCCAAGACCCAGATGGGCAAGCCGTACGTCTCCGGCGGCAGCGGCCCCAACTCGTACGACTGCTCGGGTCTGACGCAGTGGGCGTACGGCCAGGCCGGTGTGTCGATATCCCGGACCACCTACACGCAGCAGAACGACGGCACGAAGATCGGCCGCGATCAGCTCAAGCCCGGCGACCTGGTCTTCTTCAACAGCCTCGGCCACGTCGGTCTGTACGCGGGCAACGGCGTCATCGTGCACGCCCCGAAGCCGGGCGCCGTCGTCCGTCTCGAGTCGATGAGCACGATCGGCACCTTCCAGTTCGGCGTCCGGGTCTGA